A single window of Pontibacillus chungwhensis DNA harbors:
- a CDS encoding low molecular weight protein-tyrosine-phosphatase, which translates to MKEEGDRLINVLFVCLGNICRSPMAEAVFRNLTEKEGLGGQFRIDSAGTGNWHEGKPPHLDTRRMLDLEGVSYEGMTARQVAISDWDEFDYIIAMDRQNYSDLESLRSFDEGVVVATFMDYVYDSDSKDVPDPYFTGNFEEVYELVQKGCENLLADIKEAYQL; encoded by the coding sequence ATGAAAGAAGAAGGTGATCGTTTGATTAACGTATTGTTTGTATGTCTTGGAAACATTTGTCGCTCTCCGATGGCTGAGGCGGTGTTTAGAAATTTAACAGAGAAAGAAGGACTGGGGGGACAGTTCCGGATCGACTCAGCTGGTACGGGAAATTGGCATGAGGGAAAGCCTCCCCATCTGGATACGCGGAGGATGTTAGATCTTGAGGGTGTCTCATATGAAGGAATGACAGCACGACAGGTGGCTATTTCGGATTGGGATGAGTTTGATTACATTATTGCGATGGATCGTCAGAATTACAGCGACCTCGAGTCGTTAAGGTCATTTGATGAAGGTGTGGTCGTGGCTACGTTTATGGATTACGTGTATGACAGTGACTCGAAAGATGTACCAGACCCTTACTTTACAGGTAATTTTGAAGAAGTGTATGAGTTAGTTCAAAAAGGCTGTGAGAATCTTTTAGCTGACATAAAAGAAGCCTATCAGTTATAA
- a CDS encoding YtxH domain-containing protein codes for MGESKLGKGLLVGALVGVAYALFDQDTRSEAVTCVKQTSEKVKAYASHPSDAVHDLRLKYEHVAQAVTTGSEQAVRILDQLNDFLEKIESQSEESTE; via the coding sequence ATGGGAGAATCTAAATTAGGTAAAGGTTTATTAGTGGGCGCTTTAGTGGGTGTAGCATACGCGCTTTTTGATCAAGATACACGTTCCGAGGCAGTTACATGTGTAAAACAAACGAGTGAGAAGGTAAAAGCCTATGCATCACACCCGTCTGATGCCGTGCATGACCTTCGTTTGAAATATGAGCATGTGGCGCAAGCTGTAACTACAGGTTCTGAGCAGGCTGTTCGTATCCTGGATCAGTTAAATGACTTTCTAGAGAAGATCGAAAGCCAAAGCGAAGAATCTACGGAGTAG
- a CDS encoding YihY/virulence factor BrkB family protein, protein MSTIIRFGKDLFHRFSEHEVAGLAAQLAYFFLLSIFPFMIFLIALMAYLPISIEDIVLAMSRYIPSEAMDLLTSNLETKNSGLLSVGLIATLWSASNGTNAVMRAFNRAYEVDEDRSFIKSRMIAIVLTIAMFIVILVALMLPVFGKAIGVYIFSWFGVSEDFLAIWNALRWVISSTLFLLVLMSLYILAPNHHVNIRQSFLGAVFATVTWQAASLGFSFYVNSGVSNYSATYGSLGAVIILMIWFYLSGVVIILGGEINAMLRERQWFKR, encoded by the coding sequence TTGTCGACTATTATTAGGTTCGGGAAAGATTTGTTTCATCGCTTCTCAGAGCATGAGGTAGCTGGGCTTGCGGCTCAATTGGCTTATTTCTTTCTGTTATCTATCTTTCCGTTTATGATTTTCTTAATTGCGTTGATGGCTTATTTACCCATTTCCATTGAAGATATCGTCTTGGCGATGTCTCGGTATATTCCGAGTGAAGCAATGGACTTATTGACTTCGAATCTCGAAACGAAAAATTCGGGGTTGTTATCCGTTGGTTTAATTGCAACATTATGGTCTGCTTCGAATGGTACCAATGCTGTAATGCGGGCCTTTAACAGAGCTTATGAGGTAGATGAGGATCGTTCTTTTATTAAGAGTCGGATGATCGCTATCGTACTAACGATTGCGATGTTTATTGTTATTCTTGTCGCACTAATGCTTCCGGTATTCGGGAAAGCGATAGGGGTCTATATTTTTTCATGGTTTGGAGTATCTGAGGACTTCTTAGCGATTTGGAACGCCCTTAGGTGGGTGATATCCTCTACGTTATTTCTACTTGTACTTATGTCTTTATATATCTTGGCACCGAACCACCATGTGAATATCAGACAATCGTTTCTCGGCGCTGTATTTGCGACAGTGACCTGGCAGGCCGCGTCACTCGGGTTTTCCTTTTATGTGAATTCAGGGGTGAGCAATTATTCAGCTACCTATGGAAGCTTAGGGGCAGTTATTATTCTTATGATTTGGTTTTACCTTTCGGGGGTTGTCATTATCCTTGGTGGAGAAATCAATGCGATGCTTCGAGAGCGGCAATGGTTTAAACGGTAA
- a CDS encoding heavy metal translocating P-type ATPase → MSAESKPMSASSTTHTSVGLPTFMNTLKEHGELIAAILSGIIILTAWLSESTFSQPVTVSLYVIAFIIGGFAKAKEGIEETIEDRDLNVEMLMIFAAIGSASIGYWTEGAVLIFIFAMSGALETYTMNKSQREISSLMDLQPEEALRVRSGKQELVHVSELAVGDHILVKAGERVPSDGEIIKGNTSLDEAAITGESVPVSKEIGAEVFAGTVNINGSITVQITKPSNETLFQKIIQLVQSAQSEKSPSQLFIERFEGTYVKVVLVAVALMMFIPHYAFGWSWQDTIYRAMILLVVASPCALVASIMPATLSAISNGARHGILFKGGVHLENLSHLQAIAFDKTGTLTNGKPVVTDTYFRSETEDLLPVLTSIERESNHPLAQAIVKYGETNGAKEHLEVFDMTDVSGSGVTAKVFGKEWKIGKAAFVGEEEAFRFQDGIAETLAKEGKTLTFIADEDGIAGLVALKDTIRQDTKRAIQTLRQNGIYTVMLTGDHETTAKAIAAECGIDNYVAECLPEDKVEQVKLLRQSFDQVAMVGDGINDAPALATANVGIAMGEGTDVALETADVVLMKNDLPKISNALNLSTKMNRIVKQNVIFSILVIMLLIISNFLQFLNLPLGVVGHEGSTILVILNGLRLLRS, encoded by the coding sequence ATGTCAGCCGAATCTAAACCAATGAGCGCCTCCTCCACCACCCATACCTCAGTGGGCTTACCAACTTTTATGAATACGTTAAAAGAACATGGTGAGTTAATTGCAGCGATTCTAAGCGGAATCATTATTCTGACTGCGTGGCTTTCTGAAAGCACATTTAGCCAACCTGTTACCGTTAGTTTGTATGTGATCGCCTTTATTATTGGCGGTTTCGCTAAAGCAAAAGAAGGCATAGAAGAAACAATCGAGGACCGGGACTTGAATGTTGAAATGCTGATGATCTTTGCAGCAATTGGGTCAGCTTCCATCGGCTATTGGACTGAAGGGGCTGTTTTAATCTTTATCTTCGCCATGAGCGGGGCACTTGAGACGTATACGATGAACAAAAGCCAGCGAGAGATTTCCTCTTTAATGGACCTTCAGCCAGAAGAGGCCCTTCGCGTCCGAAGCGGGAAACAAGAGCTGGTTCACGTATCAGAACTTGCAGTTGGAGACCATATCCTTGTTAAAGCAGGAGAGCGCGTCCCTTCTGATGGAGAAATTATAAAAGGAAACACCTCACTAGACGAAGCAGCCATTACAGGTGAATCCGTGCCTGTGTCTAAAGAAATTGGTGCAGAAGTTTTTGCTGGAACAGTGAACATAAACGGAAGTATTACCGTTCAGATTACAAAACCATCTAATGAAACGCTTTTCCAGAAAATCATCCAACTTGTTCAGTCTGCTCAAAGTGAAAAATCCCCTTCTCAGCTTTTCATTGAGCGTTTTGAAGGAACCTACGTGAAGGTTGTGTTAGTGGCAGTAGCTCTTATGATGTTTATCCCCCATTATGCTTTTGGGTGGAGCTGGCAAGACACGATTTATAGAGCGATGATTCTCCTTGTTGTTGCGTCACCTTGTGCGCTTGTCGCATCGATCATGCCAGCAACACTATCTGCCATTTCAAACGGAGCGCGACACGGAATCCTGTTTAAAGGCGGTGTCCACCTGGAGAACTTATCTCACCTACAGGCCATTGCTTTCGACAAAACGGGCACTTTAACGAACGGAAAGCCAGTCGTAACAGACACGTATTTCCGCTCAGAAACGGAAGACCTTCTTCCTGTCTTAACGTCGATCGAACGAGAATCGAATCACCCTCTTGCTCAAGCCATTGTGAAATACGGAGAAACAAATGGGGCAAAAGAGCATCTCGAAGTGTTCGATATGACCGATGTATCAGGTAGTGGTGTAACAGCTAAAGTATTCGGAAAAGAATGGAAGATCGGGAAAGCTGCTTTCGTGGGAGAAGAAGAAGCATTTCGCTTCCAAGATGGCATAGCAGAGACTCTCGCTAAAGAAGGAAAAACGTTAACCTTTATCGCCGATGAAGACGGCATTGCAGGTCTTGTCGCCCTTAAAGATACCATCCGACAAGATACAAAACGCGCTATTCAAACATTACGCCAAAACGGGATCTATACAGTGATGCTGACTGGGGACCACGAGACAACGGCCAAAGCGATCGCTGCCGAATGTGGTATTGATAATTATGTAGCTGAGTGTCTCCCTGAAGACAAAGTCGAACAAGTTAAACTCCTTCGTCAATCATTTGATCAAGTGGCGATGGTTGGAGATGGGATTAATGACGCACCTGCCCTTGCCACAGCTAACGTTGGGATTGCGATGGGAGAAGGAACAGACGTCGCGCTTGAAACAGCCGATGTTGTTCTTATGAAAAACGATTTACCTAAAATCTCAAACGCTCTAAACCTTTCCACAAAAATGAACCGAATCGTTAAACAAAATGTGATTTTCTCGATCCTGGTTATTATGCTTTTAATTATTTCGAATTTCCTACAGTTTCTCAACCTCCCTCTTGGTGTGGTAGGTCATGAAGGAAGCACCATTCTCGTTATATTAAACGGACTAAGGTTATTACGATCTTAA
- a CDS encoding transporter substrate-binding domain-containing protein, with translation MKRLLYGALLCFAFFLSGCAENPSEPTKWEQVKEEGKLVVGTSGTLVGVSYTPEDSDELTGYDVEVMEALGEQLGIEIVFKEMGVDDMFAAIKSGKVDAAINDFQINEDRKENYLFTNPYKYSYTTMIVREENLSGIETVEDLDEKKAGGEATTTFSEIARYYGARVVTYDNVSNEIYLKDVHRGILDVIINDYYLSKLGLQAYPQYDLVLHPDIKLNPTEHGILLKKEDYSLQENLNEALIELRRKGTLTRLSEKFFGEDASVKPTEPIQPSPVAWQ, from the coding sequence TTGAAACGCTTATTGTACGGAGCTTTGTTATGCTTCGCCTTTTTCTTATCGGGTTGTGCTGAAAACCCGAGTGAACCCACGAAATGGGAACAGGTAAAGGAAGAAGGGAAGCTTGTGGTTGGGACTTCCGGAACACTGGTGGGGGTTTCCTATACCCCGGAAGATTCTGATGAACTGACAGGTTATGATGTGGAAGTGATGGAGGCCCTGGGTGAACAATTGGGTATTGAGATCGTCTTTAAAGAAATGGGAGTCGATGATATGTTCGCAGCAATTAAAAGCGGTAAGGTAGATGCTGCCATCAATGACTTCCAAATTAATGAGGATCGAAAAGAGAACTATTTATTTACCAATCCTTATAAATATTCTTATACAACGATGATTGTACGCGAAGAGAACCTTAGCGGAATTGAGACTGTAGAAGACCTCGATGAGAAAAAAGCCGGCGGGGAAGCTACGACGACATTTAGTGAGATTGCCAGGTATTATGGAGCAAGAGTGGTTACATATGATAATGTTTCAAACGAAATTTATTTGAAGGATGTTCACAGAGGAATCCTCGATGTTATTATCAATGACTACTATTTATCCAAGCTCGGACTTCAGGCATACCCTCAGTATGATCTGGTCTTACACCCTGATATTAAACTGAATCCAACCGAACATGGAATTCTACTGAAAAAAGAGGACTATTCTTTACAAGAAAACCTGAATGAAGCCTTGATTGAGTTGAGAAGAAAGGGAACACTGACTCGGCTTTCCGAAAAATTCTTTGGGGAAGATGCGTCCGTTAAACCTACTGAACCCATCCAGCCAAGCCCTGTTGCCTGGCAATAA
- a CDS encoding MFS transporter, protein MHSTRFRFTVLILLVSISGFTQGMLLPLIAVILEQNGVSSSINGLHATGLYIGVLLASPFMEKPLQRIGFKPMILIGGGLVFVSMAFFPFWESLWFWFILRVTIGIGDHMLHFGTQTWITTTSPEERRGRNIALYGLFFGVGFAIGPLMTRLVDIHIALPFLLSAGLSVLVWSLMLFVRNQFPEDDGGYTSSSSSFSRFFKAGKLAWVAFLPPFGYGFLEATLHGNFPVYGMRIGHDVDILSLIIPMFAVGSILSQLPLGVLSDKVGRKNVLVGVILAGVVCFFLASIFEDSVGWLFVLFTLSGIFVGSIFSLGISYMTDILPRSLLPAGNIMCGIAFSIGSIIGPYTGGIFIDLFPEASFFHIITTMLILILIPISLKKEKPLSKQHSRVPSTQ, encoded by the coding sequence ATGCATTCAACACGTTTTCGTTTTACAGTACTCATTCTTTTGGTTTCTATATCAGGCTTTACCCAGGGGATGCTTTTACCGTTAATCGCCGTCATTTTAGAACAAAACGGCGTATCTTCTTCCATTAACGGCCTTCACGCCACTGGTTTATATATCGGTGTTTTACTAGCATCACCTTTCATGGAGAAACCGCTACAGCGAATCGGATTTAAGCCGATGATCTTAATCGGAGGTGGGCTCGTTTTTGTATCGATGGCCTTCTTCCCTTTTTGGGAATCTCTTTGGTTTTGGTTTATCTTGCGTGTAACGATCGGAATAGGAGACCATATGCTCCACTTCGGTACGCAAACCTGGATCACCACAACCTCTCCTGAAGAAAGACGGGGCCGGAATATTGCATTATACGGGTTGTTCTTCGGGGTAGGATTCGCAATCGGGCCGCTTATGACACGACTTGTCGACATTCATATCGCTTTACCGTTCTTACTATCAGCAGGACTTAGCGTACTCGTCTGGTCCCTTATGCTATTTGTTCGAAATCAGTTTCCAGAAGATGATGGGGGCTATACCTCTTCTTCTAGCTCCTTCTCACGGTTCTTTAAGGCCGGGAAACTGGCGTGGGTAGCCTTTTTGCCCCCGTTTGGTTACGGTTTCCTAGAAGCGACTTTGCATGGAAACTTCCCTGTGTATGGCATGCGGATCGGACATGACGTAGACATCTTATCCCTCATTATTCCAATGTTTGCCGTGGGGAGCATCCTTTCTCAACTGCCACTTGGCGTGCTTAGTGATAAAGTCGGCCGAAAGAACGTGCTTGTCGGCGTTATTCTTGCGGGAGTCGTTTGTTTCTTCCTGGCATCCATCTTTGAAGATTCGGTGGGCTGGCTATTTGTTTTATTTACACTTTCAGGTATCTTTGTAGGATCTATCTTCTCTTTAGGGATCTCCTACATGACTGATATCTTACCGAGGAGCTTATTGCCTGCTGGGAACATTATGTGCGGGATTGCCTTTAGTATTGGGAGCATTATCGGACCTTACACAGGTGGGATCTTTATAGACCTGTTCCCAGAAGCATCTTTCTTCCACATTATCACAACAATGCTCATCCTGATTCTGATTCCAATCTCGCTCAAAAAAGAAAAACCACTCTCCAAGCAACACTCGAGAGTCCCTTCAACACAGTAA
- a CDS encoding OsmC family protein, with the protein MTQLQFHLKNEGIRTSTEFGQLDISPDEEKGFRPFQLMVSSIASCSLSVYRKILDKQRVGYEDIQVTADVTRNEAEANRIEKIHLHFVVKGSHLDEAKLSKNLELSSKNCSMVQSVKGSIEIEETVEAIELN; encoded by the coding sequence ATGACACAACTACAATTTCATTTGAAAAACGAAGGTATTCGTACCTCAACAGAATTCGGTCAATTAGATATTTCACCAGATGAAGAAAAAGGGTTTCGCCCATTCCAGTTAATGGTGTCTTCCATTGCGAGCTGCAGTCTTTCTGTATATCGTAAGATTCTGGATAAGCAGCGAGTTGGATATGAGGATATTCAGGTAACGGCTGATGTGACACGTAACGAAGCAGAAGCGAATCGTATTGAGAAGATTCACTTGCACTTCGTCGTGAAAGGCTCTCACCTAGATGAAGCAAAGCTTTCAAAGAATCTGGAGCTATCCAGCAAGAATTGTTCAATGGTTCAGTCCGTAAAAGGTAGCATTGAGATTGAGGAAACGGTTGAAGCGATTGAATTAAATTAA
- a CDS encoding YfkD famly protein has translation MKIDMKQFLALIVAIVLLVPGFANAAEKKAPEGNQEERGKIPSHVLNISKENTYPNSTQDQMTLEPSELTRELIEGSEVKIENPQLIKMLNETNLRPSPVAIGYRGMIYMGHWPLQYESQETSINWQYQKINQNQLNNLGGKETQKLNYNQEAEKHIKGGLTAKIDKTEDIKKMMLLEAQDNTDLPLSFHTVFGKGTKKDNSYGIPPKKIGTLSAFAPAVNEKGKVTFGEVYIELKGSKKYLVVKNVTKQGIGAWIPIQDHISFNFSIQ, from the coding sequence ATGAAAATAGATATGAAACAATTCCTTGCTCTTATTGTCGCTATTGTTTTACTTGTTCCGGGGTTTGCAAATGCTGCTGAGAAGAAGGCGCCAGAAGGAAACCAAGAGGAAAGAGGGAAAATCCCAAGTCATGTGTTAAATATCTCTAAAGAGAATACCTACCCAAATTCAACACAAGACCAAATGACGTTAGAGCCAAGTGAGCTAACAAGAGAACTGATTGAAGGGTCAGAAGTAAAAATTGAAAACCCTCAATTGATTAAGATGTTAAATGAAACGAACCTACGCCCCTCTCCTGTTGCGATTGGGTATCGTGGGATGATTTATATGGGACATTGGCCCCTTCAATATGAGTCGCAAGAAACAAGCATCAACTGGCAGTATCAAAAGATTAACCAAAATCAATTAAACAATCTAGGTGGAAAAGAAACGCAAAAGCTTAATTACAATCAAGAAGCTGAAAAGCACATTAAAGGTGGGTTAACAGCTAAGATTGATAAGACTGAAGATATCAAGAAGATGATGCTTCTTGAAGCACAAGATAACACTGACTTACCCCTTTCTTTCCATACCGTATTTGGTAAAGGAACAAAGAAAGACAATTCATACGGCATCCCGCCTAAGAAGATCGGGACACTAAGTGCATTTGCACCAGCCGTAAATGAAAAAGGTAAAGTTACGTTCGGTGAAGTTTACATTGAGCTTAAAGGTTCAAAGAAATACCTGGTCGTTAAAAACGTAACCAAACAAGGAATCGGAGCCTGGATCCCAATCCAAGACCACATCTCCTTCAACTTTAGCATCCAATAA
- a CDS encoding mechanosensitive ion channel family protein, protein MNDWVSNAQGWYDTFIQIFDYKIVQVIVAVLLVFIGVRFIRRSIRSFFDRTSFIEERKEKTLESMINSIVSYTATIGIIIYVLSVYGVPVGSMLAGAGVIGIILGFGAQSLIRDILSGIFFIYEKQLHKGDFVSINDKFIGTVEDIGLRFLKIRQWSGKLLTISNGQVSSIQNYNIDHMRVIEAITVSFTEDPKRVFSLLEETCEQLNEELGQYLKKDLTDKPIQPFQVYGMTSLNKDHRGYEYTIVGLTEDLVYWTAAKEARRMIAERLFDAGIQMSLQHIDIPSPPSTEQNQ, encoded by the coding sequence ATGAACGATTGGGTAAGCAATGCACAAGGCTGGTATGACACATTCATTCAAATATTTGATTATAAAATTGTTCAAGTAATTGTAGCCGTTCTGCTCGTTTTCATCGGCGTTCGATTCATAAGACGGTCAATTAGATCCTTCTTTGACCGGACATCTTTCATAGAAGAACGAAAAGAAAAGACGCTTGAATCGATGATCAATTCTATCGTTTCCTATACAGCTACCATTGGAATTATTATTTATGTTCTCTCGGTATACGGCGTACCTGTTGGCAGTATGCTGGCAGGGGCTGGTGTGATTGGTATTATTCTCGGTTTCGGTGCCCAGAGTCTTATACGGGATATACTTTCTGGTATCTTCTTCATCTATGAGAAGCAGTTACACAAAGGTGATTTTGTCTCGATTAACGACAAATTTATTGGAACGGTTGAAGACATTGGACTACGTTTCTTAAAAATCAGGCAGTGGAGCGGGAAACTACTGACAATCAGTAATGGACAAGTATCTTCTATTCAAAACTATAATATAGACCATATGCGTGTCATTGAAGCCATTACAGTCAGCTTCACAGAAGACCCTAAGCGCGTCTTCTCCCTCTTAGAAGAAACGTGCGAACAGCTTAATGAGGAACTTGGACAATACCTCAAGAAAGATTTAACCGATAAACCAATTCAACCTTTCCAAGTGTACGGAATGACTTCTCTAAATAAAGACCACAGAGGGTACGAGTATACCATTGTCGGATTAACAGAAGACCTTGTCTACTGGACCGCAGCGAAAGAGGCCAGAAGGATGATTGCAGAGCGCCTATTTGATGCTGGTATTCAAATGTCACTCCAACACATCGACATCCCCTCACCACCATCCACTGAACAAAACCAATAA
- a CDS encoding SE1561 family protein produces MSNEARIDELKLRLNTFMTKIDELDPEHTSVEDVDRLIKMLEELEDRM; encoded by the coding sequence ATGAGTAACGAAGCTAGAATTGACGAACTGAAATTACGTCTGAATACATTCATGACAAAGATTGACGAGTTAGACCCTGAGCATACATCTGTTGAAGATGTGGATCGTTTAATTAAAATGCTAGAAGAATTAGAAGATCGTATGTAG
- a CDS encoding AimR family lysis-lysogeny pheromone receptor yields the protein MRNEETGPVCSSEQLESVRQLVGPDEPALFTVLQQLTKEYDEITTIQLTKEFCFHCQTDENKRVGLEYLYMNGLLDEVQELVKINEESANQINREWAYLYQFFLDRKLRNAEIDDFEAFFSRFQTSDPELECLIIFTKIYVHCDKFDFKVIDNYRGILTKQLLKINNTLLRIYFQLRENEMLFVHHFKRNDIEAARNYGRNLIENSLINYAKKCYVTANLAETYVFDDFEKAKVYIKEAKDIAIKYDLSYFLGVINNRIVPFMHAVNNDCDGIETNDIPEAAHLEAVKGNAEEAVRLLNSLEELTPYQEYYLGLATGDEKVLYNSYQRLLKEKKDFFFSKLPLRELQKRGWNSIEEENANAH from the coding sequence ATGCGAAATGAAGAAACCGGTCCAGTCTGTTCTTCTGAGCAATTAGAATCGGTCCGGCAGCTAGTGGGTCCTGATGAACCCGCGCTGTTTACCGTGTTGCAGCAGTTAACTAAGGAATACGATGAGATCACGACTATACAGTTAACGAAAGAATTTTGTTTTCATTGCCAAACTGACGAAAATAAGCGAGTCGGTTTGGAGTATTTGTATATGAATGGATTGCTAGACGAAGTACAAGAACTAGTTAAAATAAATGAAGAATCAGCAAATCAAATTAATCGGGAGTGGGCTTATCTCTATCAATTCTTCTTGGATAGAAAATTGAGGAATGCTGAGATTGATGACTTTGAGGCATTCTTCTCTAGATTTCAGACTTCAGACCCAGAGTTAGAATGCTTGATAATTTTCACTAAGATTTACGTGCACTGTGACAAGTTCGATTTTAAAGTTATAGATAATTATAGAGGGATTTTAACTAAACAGTTATTGAAAATAAATAATACTTTGTTAAGAATATACTTTCAGTTAAGGGAAAATGAAATGTTGTTCGTTCACCATTTTAAACGAAATGACATAGAGGCAGCTAGAAACTATGGGCGAAATTTAATAGAAAACTCTTTAATAAATTATGCAAAAAAATGTTATGTTACTGCTAATTTAGCGGAAACTTATGTATTTGATGATTTTGAAAAAGCGAAAGTATACATCAAAGAGGCTAAAGACATAGCCATTAAGTACGATTTATCCTACTTTCTAGGGGTAATTAATAATAGAATTGTGCCTTTTATGCATGCGGTAAACAATGATTGTGACGGTATAGAAACTAATGATATACCTGAAGCGGCGCATTTAGAAGCGGTAAAAGGTAACGCTGAAGAGGCGGTTCGTTTATTGAATTCTCTAGAGGAACTAACTCCTTATCAAGAGTATTATTTAGGTTTAGCTACAGGGGATGAAAAAGTATTATATAACTCTTATCAAAGGCTGCTGAAGGAAAAGAAAGATTTTTTCTTCTCGAAGCTGCCGTTAAGGGAATTGCAAAAAAGGGGGTGGAATAGCATTGAAGAAGAGAACGCTAATGCTCATTAG
- a CDS encoding Na+/H+ antiporter family protein — translation MLAWSVVVSVLVMTVLSLLRVNVIIAILAAGLTAGLMTGASLTETLDLIIKGMGGQAEVALSYILLGAFAVTIAYSGITGILVQNLLKVMKGKRSILLLVIAGVASLSQNLVPIHIAFIPILIPPLLKLFNEMKIDRRGVATALTFGLKAPYLMIPAGFGLIFHKTIQDSMKENGAAVSVPEIAQAMLVPGLGMIVGLLIAVFITYRKPRDPKEVIHVDSETAEVAATEEKAEPFGFNHALTILAILFALGIQWYTGSMVLGALVGLVSMFVFRVVPFKRGDQVVSEGIGMMGTIAFVMLIASGFANVIQKTGAVNALVEQTSGQLGDNKMVIAFLLLVVGLVITMGIGSSFGTIPILAALYVPICMAVGFSPLATAALIGTAGALGDAGSPASDSTLGPTSGLNADGRHNHIWDTCVPTFIHYNIPLFVFGWVAAIIL, via the coding sequence ATGCTTGCTTGGTCAGTGGTTGTTTCGGTTCTAGTTATGACTGTATTAAGTCTGCTCAGAGTGAACGTCATTATTGCTATACTTGCTGCCGGACTTACAGCAGGTCTAATGACAGGAGCTAGCTTAACTGAAACATTGGATTTAATTATTAAAGGTATGGGAGGACAAGCGGAAGTCGCCTTGAGCTATATTTTGTTAGGAGCTTTTGCCGTCACAATTGCCTACTCAGGTATTACAGGAATTCTTGTTCAGAACTTATTAAAGGTGATGAAAGGGAAGCGATCCATTCTGCTACTTGTTATTGCAGGTGTCGCATCTTTATCTCAAAACCTTGTGCCGATCCACATTGCTTTTATTCCAATTCTCATTCCGCCTTTATTAAAGCTCTTTAACGAAATGAAAATCGACCGACGTGGTGTAGCAACAGCATTAACGTTTGGTTTAAAAGCACCATATTTAATGATTCCTGCTGGATTCGGTCTGATTTTCCACAAAACCATTCAGGACTCCATGAAGGAAAATGGGGCAGCCGTCTCTGTTCCAGAAATTGCTCAAGCTATGCTTGTTCCTGGATTAGGGATGATTGTTGGTTTACTCATTGCGGTATTCATAACGTACCGTAAGCCGCGTGACCCGAAGGAAGTTATTCATGTTGATTCTGAAACAGCGGAGGTCGCAGCTACTGAAGAAAAGGCTGAACCATTTGGCTTCAACCACGCTTTAACTATCCTGGCGATTCTCTTTGCTTTAGGCATCCAGTGGTATACAGGAAGCATGGTGTTAGGAGCGCTTGTTGGCCTTGTTTCAATGTTTGTCTTCCGTGTTGTTCCTTTCAAACGAGGCGATCAAGTTGTCTCTGAAGGAATCGGAATGATGGGGACGATCGCGTTTGTGATGTTAATTGCGTCTGGATTCGCGAATGTCATTCAGAAGACAGGAGCTGTGAATGCCCTTGTTGAGCAAACATCTGGGCAACTAGGGGATAACAAAATGGTTATCGCCTTCCTTCTTCTCGTTGTAGGACTTGTTATTACAATGGGAATTGGTTCTTCCTTTGGTACTATTCCGATCTTAGCCGCTCTTTATGTACCGATTTGTATGGCAGTTGGGTTCTCTCCACTTGCTACAGCCGCGCTAATTGGTACAGCCGGAGCGCTCGGGGATGCAGGTTCTCCTGCTTCTGACAGTACACTTGGCCCGACATCAGGCTTAAATGCCGATGGGCGTCACAACCACATTTGGGACACATGCGTACCAACATTCATACACTACAACATTCCATTGTTTGTGTTCGGTTGGGTCGCAGCGATTATCTTATAA